Proteins found in one Anaeromicrobium sediminis genomic segment:
- a CDS encoding NAD-dependent deacylase, which produces MIEGAILKLKEMIENSKLTVILTGAGMDTESNIPDFRSKDGWWRNIDPRTVASTDALYGNYELFHEFYSMRINNLTKCKPHRGHYILTELQEKGLIHSVATQNVSGLQNLSGTKNIYELHGNIQRIRCERCSEEATIEEFLNKHNCKECGSSMLRPGVTLFGESLPQEDWNNAIRDIEKADLLIVIGTSLQVSPVNQLPLMMKGNKVLINREDVDEDYDFHLKILGSAGDVLRKLEEAIE; this is translated from the coding sequence ATGATAGAAGGTGCAATATTAAAACTTAAAGAGATGATCGAAAACTCTAAATTAACAGTAATACTAACAGGGGCAGGCATGGATACGGAAAGTAATATACCAGACTTTAGAAGCAAAGATGGCTGGTGGAGAAATATAGACCCAAGGACTGTGGCAAGTACAGATGCATTATATGGCAACTATGAATTATTCCATGAATTTTACTCTATGAGAATAAATAATTTAACAAAATGCAAACCTCACAGGGGACATTATATATTGACAGAATTACAAGAAAAGGGATTAATACATAGTGTAGCAACTCAAAATGTATCTGGATTACAGAATTTATCAGGAACTAAAAATATATATGAGCTTCATGGAAATATTCAAAGGATAAGATGTGAAAGATGCAGTGAGGAAGCTACTATAGAGGAATTTTTAAATAAACATAATTGTAAGGAATGTGGAAGTAGTATGTTAAGGCCTGGAGTAACATTATTTGGTGAGTCCTTACCACAAGAGGATTGGAATAATGCCATAAGGGATATAGAAAAGGCAGATTTATTGATTGTTATAGGTACAAGTCTTCAGGTATCCCCAGTAAATCAGTTGCCCCTTATGATGAAGGGAAATAAGGTACTTATTAATAGGGAAGATGTGGATGAAGACTATGATTTTCATTTGAAGATATTAGGTAGTGCGGGAGATGTACTTAGAAAGCTAGAAGAGGCTATAGAATAG
- a CDS encoding GNAT family N-acetyltransferase, whose amino-acid sequence MREIKLKDGSTLIIKEGNRSHAKEMMKYIDAISTESDFLTFGQGEFNITLEEEEKFIESVSKKDNAIFIVAEIEGKIVGNLSFSGGGRPRIAHTGEMGVSVLKDYWGQGIGTELIKYLIHWSKESNIIKKINLRVRTDNVSGIGLYKKLGFVEEGSIKRDFFTDGKFYDSLCMGLLID is encoded by the coding sequence ATGAGGGAAATAAAATTAAAAGATGGAAGTACACTTATAATCAAAGAAGGGAATAGATCCCATGCTAAAGAAATGATGAAATACATAGATGCAATAAGCACAGAATCAGATTTTCTAACTTTCGGTCAAGGGGAATTTAACATAACTTTAGAAGAAGAAGAGAAATTTATTGAAAGTGTATCAAAGAAGGACAATGCTATATTCATAGTAGCAGAAATAGAAGGTAAAATAGTGGGAAACCTAAGCTTTTCAGGAGGTGGAAGACCTAGAATAGCACATACGGGAGAGATGGGAGTAAGTGTATTAAAAGATTATTGGGGGCAGGGAATAGGTACAGAACTTATTAAATACCTGATTCATTGGTCAAAAGAATCAAACATAATTAAAAAGATAAATCTGAGAGTTAGAACAGATAATGTATCTGGAATAGGTTTATACAAAAAACTTGGATTTGTTGAAGAAGGTAGCATAAAAAGAGACTTCTTTACAGATGGCAAATTTTATGATTCCTTATGCATGGGACTTTTAATAGATTAA
- a CDS encoding nucleotidyltransferase family protein, which yields MTDKKTLFNVLYKIAKEFNEKNILWAVGASILLNHYNLIDEINDIDIFVHEDHIEKADALLKKLGNKKEREKVGTYSTKYFYEYVIDHIDIDVMAGFVINHGSGQYNYIFDEKSITAYMHMGEIQVPLTALEDWYVIYNLIPNRQYKVKLIEDYLNKNKVIHPYLLKRALNNHLPKKVEKNIHGLL from the coding sequence ATGACAGATAAGAAAACACTATTTAATGTTTTATATAAGATAGCCAAAGAATTTAATGAAAAAAATATCCTATGGGCAGTGGGGGCATCCATACTATTAAATCATTATAATTTAATAGATGAAATAAATGATATAGACATATTTGTCCATGAAGATCATATAGAAAAGGCAGACGCATTATTAAAAAAGTTAGGAAATAAAAAGGAAAGAGAAAAGGTAGGGACCTATTCTACTAAGTACTTTTATGAATATGTTATAGATCATATAGACATAGATGTGATGGCTGGATTTGTTATTAATCATGGTTCTGGTCAATATAATTACATATTTGATGAAAAATCTATTACTGCATATATGCATATGGGAGAAATACAAGTCCCTTTAACTGCTTTAGAAGATTGGTATGTCATATACAATCTAATTCCTAATAGGCAATATAAAGTAAAATTAATAGAAGATTATTTGAATAAGAACAAAGTAATACATCCATACTTATTAAAAAGAGCATTAAATAATCATCTACCTAAAAAAGTGGAAAAAAATATACATGGATTGCTCTAG